The proteins below come from a single uncultured delta proteobacterium genomic window:
- a CDS encoding exported hypothetical protein (Evidence 5 : No homology to any previously reported sequences), producing MQNMKKTSLVSVLCLCFFLVVAQAFAASTGTDKDAATNSNSKEQSLQDIQSEVQGLMNDMVTITGSMVSGMAAGMQEGAENAQAQLDGADGTKLISNKKELAEFLQVSIFKLEEQENGVWRVTLAVRNNNDFPVRLVNLTRKQSALLLDVDGFAHEQAPQEGQSRILTVASRAAVKATFSFAGLEAKLGVFRLFDMDFPVNQ from the coding sequence ATGCAAAACATGAAAAAAACGTCACTGGTTTCTGTTCTTTGTTTATGTTTTTTCCTGGTTGTTGCCCAAGCATTTGCCGCATCGACGGGCACAGATAAGGATGCTGCAACGAACAGCAACAGCAAAGAGCAATCGTTGCAGGATATTCAGAGTGAAGTGCAAGGCCTCATGAATGACATGGTCACCATCACTGGCAGCATGGTGTCGGGGATGGCGGCGGGTATGCAGGAAGGCGCAGAAAATGCTCAGGCTCAACTCGACGGAGCTGACGGAACAAAACTGATCTCTAACAAAAAAGAGTTGGCGGAATTTCTGCAAGTGAGCATTTTTAAACTCGAAGAGCAGGAAAACGGCGTTTGGCGCGTTACCCTGGCTGTCAGAAACAACAATGACTTTCCGGTCCGTCTTGTCAACCTTACCCGTAAGCAGTCCGCGTTGCTTTTGGATGTGGACGGCTTTGCGCATGAACAGGCGCCGCAGGAAGGTCAGTCCAGAATTCTTACCGTTGCTTCCAGGGCCGCTGTCAAGGCTACTTTTTCTTTTGCCGGACTTGAGGCGAAACTTGGAGTTTTCCGCCTTTTTGATATGGATTTTCCTGTGAATCAGTAG
- a CDS encoding conserved membrane hypothetical protein (Evidence 4 : Homologs of previously reported genes of unknown function), with protein MAYKETTSVSWFDRLGSSFKGIGFGIVLFIAGTILLWWNEGNFVATGDALNEAQAITQELGDITKLDPSKNGQLVHATGPVETKDILTDPVFGFSINAIRLERTVEFFQWVEKTSTEKRKKLGGGEETVTTYSYAQQWVSTPVDSSQFKDPSAPRLKRNFVLAHIEDFKAQADNVTFGAYRLPPSMISSIGGAIPLSAIMSEEAKAALNEQLIRATEQARPDSLSRTLSEEASNTALDAFQSAISGTESQEADIRAQERAQETWRRKPGETTEMVHFSGNTVVLSLSPAMPQIGDVRVTFRETKPGTVSILAKVNGDTFEAYRASNGKTVSDLAMGTHSLENMYGDAHSSSSTMTWILRLVGVFLVYLGLKMVVGPLEVIASVVPLLGSIIGAGTGLVSILLGGAWSLVIVAIAWLRFRPLIGGAMLVVAGVLVALLFIKGRSRKTTKAEIPTTESAGKTENP; from the coding sequence ATGGCATACAAGGAAACAACATCGGTCAGTTGGTTTGATCGTTTGGGCTCTTCATTCAAAGGCATAGGCTTCGGCATAGTCTTGTTTATTGCCGGCACCATATTGTTGTGGTGGAACGAAGGGAATTTTGTGGCAACCGGCGACGCTCTGAATGAGGCGCAGGCCATCACTCAGGAATTGGGAGACATAACCAAACTGGATCCTTCAAAAAATGGGCAGCTTGTCCATGCCACAGGTCCGGTTGAAACAAAAGATATACTCACTGATCCAGTATTTGGTTTTTCGATAAACGCCATTCGCCTGGAACGTACCGTGGAATTTTTTCAGTGGGTAGAGAAAACCTCAACAGAAAAAAGGAAAAAACTCGGCGGCGGGGAAGAAACCGTAACAACCTACAGCTATGCGCAGCAGTGGGTAAGCACGCCGGTGGATTCTTCTCAATTTAAGGATCCCAGCGCTCCAAGACTTAAAAGGAACTTTGTTCTTGCACATATTGAAGACTTCAAAGCTCAGGCCGATAACGTCACTTTCGGCGCATACCGCTTGCCGCCTTCCATGATCAGTTCTATCGGCGGCGCGATACCCTTGAGCGCGATCATGTCCGAAGAGGCGAAAGCTGCTTTGAATGAGCAGTTAATTCGCGCTACAGAGCAAGCTAGGCCGGACAGTCTGTCGCGCACCTTATCCGAAGAGGCTTCCAATACCGCGCTTGACGCTTTTCAAAGTGCTATCAGCGGAACTGAATCTCAAGAGGCTGATATCCGGGCACAGGAGCGGGCTCAGGAAACCTGGCGGCGTAAGCCCGGAGAAACGACAGAAATGGTTCATTTCAGCGGAAATACCGTTGTGTTGAGTCTTTCTCCCGCCATGCCACAAATTGGTGATGTGCGTGTGACCTTCAGAGAAACCAAGCCAGGCACCGTGAGCATTCTGGCCAAGGTGAACGGCGATACTTTTGAAGCGTACCGCGCCAGCAACGGCAAAACCGTTAGTGACCTCGCCATGGGCACACATAGTCTAGAAAATATGTATGGCGATGCACACTCTTCCAGCTCTACCATGACCTGGATATTGCGCCTCGTGGGCGTATTTCTTGTGTATCTGGGGCTGAAGATGGTTGTTGGTCCCCTGGAAGTAATCGCTAGCGTTGTTCCCCTTCTCGGTAGTATTATTGGCGCGGGTACGGGGCTTGTCAGCATTTTGCTGGGCGGCGCCTGGTCGCTTGTTATCGTCGCCATAGCTTGGCTGCGTTTTCGTCCGCTTATCGGCGGCGCCATGCTGGTCGTTGCCGGTGTACTGGTCGCCTTGCTGTTCATCAAGGGACGCTCCCGTAAAACCACCAAAGCGGAAATTCCCACAACAGAATCCGCAGGCAAAACCGAAAATCCATAG
- a CDS encoding hypothetical protein (Evidence 5 : No homology to any previously reported sequences) codes for MPRAILRRIMPVNRKIRPIVSRRSRMARLQIPPRRVICRTFFVWPRRVSGEHLVTWQEGTLFEEGKMMKTLVKPTRDKEFSKTTRRVMFVF; via the coding sequence ATGCCGCGAGCCATCTTAAGGCGGATAATGCCTGTGAATCGTAAGATACGGCCTATAGTGAGTAGGCGTAGCAGAATGGCGCGGCTGCAGATACCACCCCGGAGGGTAATTTGCAGAACTTTTTTTGTATGGCCCCGAAGAGTATCTGGGGAACATCTTGTCACATGGCAGGAAGGGACACTATTCGAAGAGGGCAAAATGATGAAAACCCTCGTCAAACCCACGCGAGACAAGGAATTTTCTAAAACCACCCGCAGGGTGATGTTCGTTTTTTAG
- a CDS encoding exported hypothetical protein (Evidence 5 : No homology to any previously reported sequences), with the protein MKRRVFIPILCCLLLGLGAVMAHAAPSVTISDSGQGSAQTGGSYGQYSNSYDFPAGRPVTFQAFKDRYQTIGTSPEGAVRMYFDALYSYIDPARKAEGAKMVRYSMHEGKNWERSAALATFVSRLKNPSYHYIFRSFAEGTSPENSYTMDPDNYRLMFNTSRQEGDYVSLTIWSSGADNPRILGVKQFEDGLWYVVNNHSTYVEVRPAANQVRTGGHDADLD; encoded by the coding sequence ATGAAACGTAGAGTTTTTATTCCCATTCTCTGTTGTCTGCTGCTCGGCCTTGGCGCTGTTATGGCCCATGCAGCTCCCAGCGTTACCATATCGGACAGCGGCCAAGGCAGTGCCCAGACAGGTGGAAGCTATGGGCAATACTCCAATTCCTATGACTTTCCCGCAGGCCGGCCGGTTACGTTTCAAGCCTTCAAAGACCGCTACCAGACCATCGGTACCAGCCCGGAAGGTGCCGTACGCATGTACTTCGATGCGCTCTATTCCTACATCGACCCTGCGAGAAAAGCGGAAGGCGCCAAGATGGTGCGCTACAGCATGCATGAAGGTAAAAATTGGGAACGCTCCGCAGCTCTGGCCACCTTCGTTTCCCGGCTCAAAAATCCCTCATACCATTATATCTTTCGCAGTTTCGCGGAAGGAACCAGCCCGGAAAACAGCTATACCATGGATCCTGACAACTATCGGCTGATGTTCAATACCTCCCGGCAGGAGGGGGATTATGTCTCTCTTACAATCTGGAGTTCCGGCGCGGACAACCCCCGCATCCTGGGCGTGAAGCAGTTCGAAGACGGACTCTGGTACGTGGTCAACAATCATAGCACCTACGTTGAAGTGCGTCCGGCCGCCAACCAGGTTCGCACAGGCGGGCATGACGCGGATCTTGATTAA
- a CDS encoding exported hypothetical protein (Evidence 5 : No homology to any previously reported sequences) produces MGKTKNSVFTAVAFIVCVAVFAFSTQFAAAEVKIEPLVSVEYIGVNPAVESIDADAPSISGDIHDSLTSSKLGGDRTSESAFLLRSQKDLILEFFTVGDFTAQGRPTPGELLGKYSLKNGDVYLFRHHVPEGMPNLIVCARAGKTFSCWVPRFSGVDGSVELDPGFAPFTKN; encoded by the coding sequence ATGGGAAAAACAAAAAATAGTGTTTTCACAGCGGTCGCTTTCATTGTTTGCGTTGCCGTGTTCGCTTTCTCCACTCAATTTGCCGCAGCTGAGGTAAAAATCGAACCTTTGGTCAGTGTAGAGTATATCGGCGTCAATCCCGCAGTGGAATCGATAGATGCGGATGCTCCATCAATTTCAGGCGATATCCATGACTCTTTGACCAGCAGCAAGCTCGGGGGCGACCGCACATCGGAGAGCGCTTTTTTGCTTAGATCGCAAAAGGATCTAATCCTGGAGTTTTTCACTGTGGGGGATTTCACAGCACAAGGTAGGCCCACGCCCGGTGAGCTTTTGGGCAAATATTCACTGAAAAATGGCGACGTCTACCTTTTCCGGCATCATGTGCCGGAGGGTATGCCCAATCTGATCGTCTGCGCCCGGGCTGGAAAGACCTTCTCTTGTTGGGTGCCCCGGTTCAGCGGTGTGGACGGCTCTGTCGAACTGGATCCGGGGTTTGCCCCTTTTACAAAAAATTGA
- the lemA gene encoding Protein LemA, which produces MYLVGTIASIIVLAVIVIVWGIGVYNRLINMRTLKEEGWSGIDVQLKRRHDLIGNLVNTIKGYMQHERAVLEEIARLRTAAQQASGVSAVAAAESGLNQAMGRLFAVMENHPDLKANTNVMQLQESLTSLEEELQMARRYYNATVRDLNIVIQSFPSSIIARRYGFTEGEFFELDNAAEAAVPVVSF; this is translated from the coding sequence ATGTATCTGGTGGGTACAATAGCTAGCATCATTGTTTTGGCAGTTATAGTCATAGTGTGGGGGATCGGCGTTTATAACCGACTGATCAACATGCGAACACTCAAAGAAGAAGGTTGGAGTGGCATCGACGTACAGTTGAAACGCCGCCATGACCTGATTGGCAACCTCGTCAACACAATTAAAGGGTACATGCAGCATGAACGGGCCGTATTGGAAGAAATTGCACGTTTGCGTACCGCGGCCCAACAAGCCAGCGGTGTAAGCGCTGTCGCCGCCGCAGAATCCGGGCTTAACCAAGCCATGGGCCGCCTGTTTGCGGTGATGGAAAACCATCCTGACCTCAAAGCCAATACAAACGTCATGCAACTACAAGAATCGCTCACCTCGCTGGAAGAAGAACTCCAGATGGCCAGGCGTTACTACAATGCCACGGTCCGCGATTTGAACATTGTCATTCAGTCGTTCCCTTCAAGCATTATCGCCCGGCGTTATGGCTTTACAGAAGGTGAATTCTTTGAACTGGACAATGCGGCAGAGGCTGCTGTGCCGGTAGTTTCTTTCTAA
- a CDS encoding Pyocin R2_PP, TraC domain protein: MYVAFSANNLPSVAGIARSKFPDTPMLICADNDEAGHSKGLEAAQTARARFILPVFTTGTGTDFNDLHQSEGIEEIRRQLEASVPVPANNSPSLVALDLGEFLSMPIPDRGFLLEPVLPVQGIGIMYAPRGIGKTFAALSVAVAVASGGKVFDWRAPMPKRTLYVDGEMPAIAMQNRLAALISGVAAPSHTKKNLAIITPDLQPCLMPDLSTTSGQMMLEPYLKGVDMVVLDNIATLCRTGKENESQSWQIIQSWLLDLRRRGITVLLIHHAGKSGDQRGTSAREDIMDTVISLRRPREYNVTEGARFEVHLTKARGILGDDAKSFEANLVTEGNALHWQIKELEDVELEELKRLLSDGYSIRDCAEEMGKSKGAIQRLKKKLDGEIDS, encoded by the coding sequence GTGTATGTGGCGTTTTCAGCAAACAACCTTCCTTCCGTGGCGGGCATCGCACGGAGCAAGTTTCCCGATACCCCCATGCTCATTTGCGCCGACAATGACGAAGCGGGCCACAGCAAGGGGCTGGAAGCCGCACAGACGGCCCGTGCGCGGTTTATTCTGCCGGTCTTCACCACAGGAACGGGAACGGACTTCAACGACCTGCACCAAAGTGAAGGGATAGAGGAAATCCGCCGCCAGTTGGAAGCGTCTGTGCCGGTTCCCGCCAACAACTCCCCCTCACTCGTGGCCTTGGACTTGGGGGAGTTTCTGTCCATGCCCATACCTGACCGGGGGTTTCTTCTTGAACCGGTTCTCCCGGTACAAGGCATAGGCATCATGTACGCCCCGCGCGGCATCGGCAAGACCTTTGCGGCTTTGAGCGTTGCCGTGGCCGTGGCATCCGGCGGGAAAGTATTCGACTGGCGCGCCCCCATGCCCAAACGGACGCTGTATGTGGACGGAGAAATGCCCGCCATAGCGATGCAGAACCGTCTTGCCGCTCTTATCAGCGGAGTGGCGGCTCCCTCACATACCAAAAAGAATCTGGCAATCATCACCCCGGATTTACAACCCTGCCTCATGCCGGATTTATCCACCACAAGCGGCCAAATGATGCTGGAACCGTATCTGAAAGGCGTGGACATGGTTGTGCTGGATAATATCGCAACCTTGTGCCGCACCGGGAAAGAAAACGAGTCCCAATCGTGGCAGATCATACAGTCATGGCTTTTGGATTTGCGCCGCAGAGGGATAACCGTACTGCTTATCCACCATGCCGGAAAATCCGGCGACCAGCGCGGCACCAGCGCCAGGGAAGACATCATGGACACGGTAATCAGTCTGCGCCGCCCCAGGGAATACAACGTGACCGAGGGCGCTCGTTTTGAAGTCCATCTAACCAAGGCGCGGGGGATTCTTGGCGATGACGCCAAGTCCTTTGAGGCCAATCTGGTTACGGAGGGCAATGCCCTGCACTGGCAGATAAAAGAACTGGAAGACGTTGAACTGGAAGAGCTGAAACGCCTTTTGAGCGACGGCTACAGCATACGCGACTGCGCCGAGGAAATGGGCAAATCCAAGGGCGCTATCCAGCGATTGAAAAAGAAACTGGACGGGGAAATCGACTCGTAG
- a CDS encoding putative recombination protein (Evidence 3 : Function proposed based on presence of conserved amino acid motif, structural feature or limited homology), producing MSYLVLHMDKFKKEAVRGIQSHNNRERESRSNPDIDYERSAGNYDLHESAVENYGEAIQNRIDDLLLVKAVRKDAVHMCGLIVSSDSAFFEKLSPEDTRRFFEESKAFLTEFVGAENVISAMVHLDEKTPHMHFLHVPVTQDGRLNANTIYTRESLKNLQTELPRHLQSRGFDLQRGVEQEPGAKKKHLNTREFKQQQEALNSLEKEAEAKSAELEQRQLEESALQERLQSIERQAQEAEKALSEQTDIPKASMLNFKSVLETAQEIIERQKKALAAKGIVDAHNEKLRADNGRLQTQVRELSDKVLGIELQHAEERQKIITEMRSLSSTNQNLLASVERAEKFFRWNTAAAMMRDDYERGQREEARQREAERKRQAEEQARRQEEERARQAQEQERQKAREAERRREEREAEKARYLERRSRGMGMGR from the coding sequence ATGTCCTATCTCGTCTTACACATGGATAAATTCAAAAAAGAGGCCGTCCGGGGCATCCAGAGCCACAACAACCGTGAGCGCGAAAGCCGCAGCAACCCGGATATCGACTACGAGCGGAGCGCGGGCAACTACGATCTGCACGAATCCGCCGTTGAAAACTACGGCGAGGCCATCCAGAATCGTATTGACGATCTTTTGCTGGTCAAGGCGGTAAGGAAAGACGCCGTGCATATGTGCGGCCTCATCGTGTCCTCTGACAGCGCCTTTTTTGAAAAACTGTCACCGGAGGACACCCGGCGCTTTTTCGAGGAAAGCAAGGCGTTTCTCACAGAGTTTGTAGGCGCGGAAAACGTCATTTCCGCAATGGTTCACCTGGATGAAAAAACGCCGCACATGCACTTTCTGCATGTTCCGGTCACGCAGGATGGGCGGCTCAACGCGAATACAATCTATACGCGGGAAAGTCTGAAAAATCTGCAAACCGAGTTGCCCCGGCATCTGCAAAGCCGTGGCTTCGACTTGCAGCGCGGTGTCGAGCAGGAACCGGGAGCGAAGAAAAAGCATCTGAACACGCGGGAGTTCAAGCAGCAACAGGAGGCGTTGAACAGTCTGGAAAAGGAGGCTGAGGCCAAAAGCGCCGAACTGGAACAGCGCCAGTTGGAAGAATCCGCGTTGCAGGAGCGTTTGCAATCTATCGAGCGGCAAGCCCAGGAGGCGGAAAAAGCCCTTTCTGAACAAACTGACATTCCCAAGGCGTCAATGCTCAATTTCAAGTCCGTGCTGGAAACCGCCCAGGAGATAATTGAACGGCAGAAAAAGGCGCTGGCGGCAAAAGGTATCGTGGACGCGCACAATGAAAAGCTACGAGCTGATAACGGGAGATTGCAAACCCAGGTCAGGGAATTAAGCGATAAAGTTCTGGGCATTGAGTTGCAACATGCCGAGGAACGCCAAAAAATCATTACCGAAATGCGAAGCTTGAGCAGCACCAATCAGAATCTTCTCGCCAGTGTGGAACGAGCCGAAAAGTTTTTCCGCTGGAACACGGCAGCCGCCATGATGCGAGATGATTACGAGCGGGGGCAGCGTGAAGAGGCCCGTCAGCGTGAAGCCGAACGAAAGCGCCAAGCGGAGGAACAGGCGCGGCGGCAGGAAGAGGAACGCGCCCGCCAAGCCCAGGAGCAGGAACGGCAGAAGGCGCGTGAAGCCGAACGCCGGCGTGAGGAGCGGGAAGCGGAGAAGGCCCGCTATCTGGAGCGGCGGTCACGCGGCATGGGCATGGGTCGTTGA
- a CDS encoding conserved hypothetical protein (Evidence 4 : Homologs of previously reported genes of unknown function) has protein sequence MNITTAQIKEIKTAFAKLKPVKVTLDGNRSLTVKEAIRALAPTLERMKKRGFDTQEIAEKLHEKGLDIKPPTLAKYLNEFRRGKDRKTDTPPPPVETKKVALAPQPNRPATVKPGEFVITPDTPLDEL, from the coding sequence ATGAATATCACGACAGCCCAAATCAAGGAAATCAAGACGGCGTTCGCCAAGCTCAAGCCCGTCAAAGTCACTCTGGACGGGAACCGCAGTCTCACCGTGAAAGAGGCTATCCGCGCCCTGGCTCCGACATTGGAACGAATGAAAAAGCGCGGCTTCGATACCCAGGAGATTGCCGAAAAACTCCATGAGAAAGGCCTCGACATTAAGCCGCCCACCCTCGCCAAATACCTGAACGAATTCAGACGGGGGAAAGACAGGAAAACAGACACACCCCCGCCGCCTGTGGAAACAAAAAAGGTCGCGCTCGCGCCGCAACCGAACAGGCCCGCCACGGTCAAGCCAGGAGAGTTCGTCATTACCCCAGATACGCCGCTGGATGAATTGTAG
- a CDS encoding hypothetical protein (Evidence 5 : No homology to any previously reported sequences): MELFDNITKTVKDDLKITLAKGSRLSIAAACFSIYAYSKLKKQLDSIEELQFIFTSPTFVAEKAPKEKREFYIPRLYRERSLYGSEFEIKLRNELTQKAIAKECADWIKKKATFKSNITKENMGGFFNIRTPETAVTYMPINGFTTVDLGYERGNNSYSMITKLDMPHSQEFLPMLSG; this comes from the coding sequence ATGGAACTCTTCGACAATATAACTAAAACCGTGAAAGACGACTTGAAAATTACGCTTGCCAAGGGAAGCCGTCTTTCTATAGCCGCAGCGTGCTTTTCTATTTATGCATATAGCAAGTTAAAAAAGCAGCTTGATTCCATTGAAGAGCTTCAATTTATATTCACATCGCCGACTTTCGTTGCGGAGAAAGCGCCAAAAGAGAAACGTGAATTTTATATTCCACGCCTTTACCGAGAACGTAGTTTGTATGGTTCAGAATTTGAAATAAAGCTCCGTAACGAGCTTACACAAAAAGCCATCGCCAAAGAATGTGCAGACTGGATAAAGAAAAAAGCTACTTTCAAGTCAAATATTACAAAAGAAAATATGGGCGGGTTCTTTAATATCAGAACACCCGAAACCGCTGTTACCTACATGCCGATAAACGGTTTTACCACCGTAGACCTAGGCTATGAGCGTGGCAACAACAGTTACAGCATGATAACAAAGCTGGATATGCCGCACAGCCAAGAGTTTTTACCAATGCTGTCCGGCTAA
- a CDS encoding transposase (fragment) gives MXTFSDANNSRPVGFFKDLFADMYSLCVPKASKHKFHFKCKLYSMDATTISLCLSLFPWATFRQNKGGVKMNTVLDHDGHIPAFVTVDVAKTHESRMAKSLSLPKGSIVTFDKGYVSYPWFQTLLENGIFFVTRLKDNAVYKLLERRPVNRTSGVTSDHIIEVKHSRGKVLRLRRIGYRDAETGKRYEFLTNHFRLSARTIADIYKERWKIELFFREIKQNLRIKSFVGNTENAVLIQIYTALTVYLLLAYQKFLSKTGLSVQQLFQIASLNILGTDSLEELLKPRRRKNENLYNLSLLSLAA, from the coding sequence ATGNCCACTTTCTCCGATGCCAACAACTCCCGGCCTGTGGGCTTTTTCAAAGATCTATTTGCCGACATGTACAGCCTGTGTGTTCCCAAGGCCTCCAAACACAAATTTCATTTCAAATGCAAACTTTACAGCATGGACGCCACCACCATCAGCCTGTGTTTGTCGCTGTTTCCCTGGGCCACGTTCCGCCAAAACAAGGGCGGCGTCAAAATGAACACAGTGCTTGACCACGATGGTCATATCCCGGCATTTGTCACCGTTGATGTGGCCAAAACGCACGAAAGCCGTATGGCGAAAAGTCTTTCTCTGCCCAAAGGCTCCATCGTGACCTTCGACAAAGGCTATGTCAGTTACCCCTGGTTTCAGACCCTGCTCGAAAATGGCATCTTTTTCGTCACCCGCCTGAAGGACAACGCTGTTTACAAACTGCTGGAGCGCCGCCCGGTGAACCGCACAAGCGGGGTTACTTCCGACCACATTATCGAAGTGAAGCACAGCCGGGGAAAAGTCTTGCGCCTGCGTCGCATCGGCTACCGGGACGCCGAAACAGGCAAGCGTTACGAATTTCTGACAAATCACTTTCGCCTGTCCGCCCGCACCATCGCCGATATTTACAAAGAACGCTGGAAAATCGAACTCTTTTTTCGCGAAATCAAACAGAATCTACGCATCAAAAGCTTTGTCGGGAACACGGAAAATGCTGTATTGATTCAGATTTATACCGCGCTGACCGTCTACCTGCTCCTGGCCTACCAGAAATTCCTGAGTAAAACAGGGCTGTCCGTGCAGCAACTTTTCCAAATCGCCTCACTGAACATCCTCGGAACAGACTCGCTGGAAGAACTCCTGAAGCCCCGACGACGAAAAAATGAAAACCTCTATAACCTCAGTCTGTTATCCTTGGCAGCTTAA